One stretch of Centroberyx gerrardi isolate f3 chromosome 13, fCenGer3.hap1.cur.20231027, whole genome shotgun sequence DNA includes these proteins:
- the glula gene encoding glutamate-ammonia ligase (glutamine synthase) a, whose translation MATSASATLSKAVKQQYMELPQGEKVQAMYIWIDGTGEGLRCKTRTLDSEPKSIEDLPEWNFDGSSTYQSEGSNSDMYLIPSAMFRDPFRKDPNKLVLCEVLKYNHKPAETNLRITCKKIMEMVEDQQPWFGMEQEYTILGTDGHPFGWPSNGFPGPQGPYYCGVGADKAYGRDVVEAHYRACLYAGVQICGTNAEVMPAQWEFQVGPCEGINMGDHLWVARFILHRVCEDFGVVASFDPKPIPGNWNGAGCHTNFSTKEMREDGGLKAIEESIEKLGKRHHYHIRAYDPKGGLDNARRLTGHHETSNIHEFSAGVANRGASIRIPRNVGQEKKGYFEDRRPSANCDPYAVTEALIRTCLLSEEGDEPTDY comes from the exons ATGGCCACGTCCGCCAGCGCCACTTTGAGTAAAGCTGTTAAACAGCAGTACATGGAGCTGCCTCAGGGGGAGAAGGTGCAAGCCATGTATATTTGGATCGACGGAACCGGAGAGGGGCTCCGGTGCAAAACCAGGACGCTGGATTCTGAGCCCAAAAGCATCGAGG ATCTGCCTGAGTGGAACTTCGATGGTTCCAGCACCTACCAGTCAGAGGGGTCCAACAGTGACATGTATCTGATACCTTCTGCAATGTTTCGTGATCCATTCCGTAAAGACCCCAACAAGCTGGTCCTGTGTGAAGTGCTGAAGTACAACCACAAGCCTGCAG AAACCAACCTGCGAATCACATGCAAGAAGATCATGGAGATGGTGGAGGATCAGCAGCCGTGGTTTGGCATGGAGCAGGAGTACACCATCCTCGGCACAGACGGACACCCTTTCGGCTGGCCATCTAATGGCTTCCCTGGACCACAAG GTCCATACTACTGTGGAGTGGGAGCAGACAAAGCCTATGgcagagatgtagtggaggcCCATTACAGAGCCTGCCTGTATGCTGGAGTGCAGATTTGTGGCACAAATGCAGAAGTGATGCCTGCTCAG TGGGAGTTTCAGGTCGGACCTTGTGAGGGCATCAACATGGGTGACCATCTCTGGGTGGCCCGCTTCATCCTGCACCGTGTCTGTGAGGACTTTGGAGTGGTTGCCTCATTTGACCCCAAGCCAATCCCTGGTAACTGGAACGGTGCCGGCTGCCACACAAACTTCAGCACGAAAGAGATGAGGGAAGATGGTGGATTAAA AGCCATTGAGGAGTCCATTGAGAAGCTTGGGAAGAGGCACCACTACCACATTCGTGCCTACGACCCCAAGGGGGGGCTGGACAACGCCCGCCGTCTCACCGGCCACCACGAAACCTCCAACATCCACGAGTTCTCCGCGGGCGTGGCCAACCGCGGTGCCAGCATCCGCATTCCTCGTAACGTCGGCCAGGAGAAGAAGGGCTACTTTGAGGACCGCCGCCCATCTGCCAACTGCGACCCCTACGCTGTGACCGAGGCCCTGATCCGCACCTGTTTGCTCAGCGAGGAGGGAGATGAACCAACGGATTATTAG